From Pseudomonas sp. stari2, a single genomic window includes:
- a CDS encoding autotransporter outer membrane beta-barrel domain-containing protein — translation MQAATIVDNTSLNIDSTTTPIDYLVRNNGVLNVNGATTQSITIQSGSTLNINGATVESNPGVEGILVTSSRGTINQASVTSDDIGLAVNRSSIVAGGSTVDVSHSQIRGDVFGAQVTGLSTLSLVNTQVTGTGANGIGVNILGGQVNASVGTQITGQTTGVRMVNDTANVGARTLSLDNATVQGVNGSAILVTSGTNATVNLSNGANLLAGNNNLLDVQGASTAAMSVNNSSLQGNINIAGNSTGNLTFDQGRMTGDVLVENGSTANVTLQNSSQFTGRLDKVNGVTVNSNSIWTLTGNDTIGTLAMNGGTVRFGAQDVPNTFYQLNVGTLAGSPDGSSTFAMKGNFATGQHDFLNVTGVATGQFGLLVAASGLDAVNPQQLTLVHTAAGDAQFALTGGRVDLGTWSYDLAQRPGGTGGTEWFLDPTTQVISPGASAVLALFNSPITLLYGEASSLRSRMGELRFNGGQSGAWARTYGNQYNVSKSSGVAYKQNQQGLSLGADARVNDSDVLVGVMGGYSQSDLNLDHGTSGTVKSYYFGPYVTWMDRDTGYYVDGVLKFNRFQNEAKVSLSDGTRAKGDYDNWGVNASVEAGRHIKLSNDYFIEPFAQFSAAQIQGKRFSLDNDMQADGDRTRSLLGKAGATFGRNFDIGNGAVAQPYVRAAIAHEFANNNEVKVNNNVFNNDLSGSRAEFGTGVAVALSDKWQVHVDLDYANGKHIEQPWGGNVGLRYSW, via the coding sequence GTGCAGGCCGCGACTATCGTCGACAACACTTCACTGAATATCGATTCAACGACAACGCCGATTGATTACCTGGTGCGCAACAACGGGGTGTTGAACGTCAACGGCGCAACCACCCAGTCGATCACCATTCAATCCGGCTCGACGCTGAACATCAATGGCGCCACGGTCGAAAGCAATCCCGGCGTCGAAGGCATATTGGTCACCAGCAGCCGGGGCACCATCAACCAGGCCAGCGTGACCAGCGACGACATAGGTCTGGCCGTCAACCGCTCTTCGATTGTCGCCGGCGGCTCCACTGTGGATGTTTCCCACAGTCAAATTCGCGGTGACGTCTTTGGTGCGCAAGTCACGGGGCTGAGTACCTTGTCGCTGGTCAATACACAGGTGACTGGCACGGGTGCGAACGGCATCGGCGTGAACATTCTGGGTGGGCAGGTGAATGCCTCCGTCGGGACGCAAATCACCGGTCAGACCACAGGCGTGCGCATGGTCAACGATACGGCCAATGTCGGCGCTCGTACGCTCTCGCTGGATAACGCCACCGTACAAGGCGTTAACGGCTCTGCGATTCTGGTGACGAGCGGTACGAATGCCACCGTCAATCTGTCGAATGGCGCCAACCTGCTGGCCGGCAACAACAACTTGCTCGACGTCCAGGGCGCTTCCACCGCCGCCATGTCCGTCAACAACAGCAGCCTGCAAGGCAACATCAACATCGCCGGCAACAGCACCGGCAACCTCACCTTCGATCAGGGCCGAATGACCGGCGACGTATTGGTCGAAAACGGCTCGACCGCCAACGTCACTCTGCAAAACAGTTCGCAGTTCACCGGCCGTCTCGACAAGGTCAACGGTGTGACGGTCAACAGCAATTCGATCTGGACCCTGACCGGCAATGACACTATCGGAACACTCGCCATGAACGGTGGGACGGTTCGCTTTGGTGCGCAGGATGTGCCGAATACCTTCTACCAGTTGAACGTCGGTACGCTCGCCGGCTCGCCGGATGGTTCCAGTACTTTTGCCATGAAGGGCAACTTCGCCACGGGGCAGCATGACTTCCTCAATGTCACCGGTGTGGCGACCGGGCAGTTCGGTTTGTTGGTGGCGGCGTCCGGCCTGGATGCGGTGAATCCACAGCAACTGACCCTGGTGCACACGGCCGCGGGCGATGCGCAATTTGCTTTGACGGGCGGGCGAGTGGATCTCGGTACCTGGTCCTATGATCTGGCCCAGCGACCGGGAGGAACGGGCGGCACCGAGTGGTTCCTCGATCCGACCACCCAGGTGATCAGTCCCGGCGCCAGTGCGGTGCTGGCCCTGTTCAACTCTCCGATCACCCTGTTGTACGGCGAAGCCAGTTCATTGCGCAGCCGAATGGGTGAATTGCGTTTCAACGGTGGGCAGTCGGGAGCCTGGGCACGCACTTATGGTAATCAGTACAACGTTTCCAAAAGTTCCGGTGTGGCGTACAAGCAGAACCAGCAAGGACTTTCCCTTGGAGCCGATGCCCGGGTGAATGACAGCGATGTGCTGGTGGGTGTGATGGGTGGCTACAGTCAATCCGATCTGAATCTTGATCACGGCACCTCGGGCACAGTCAAGAGTTACTACTTCGGGCCCTACGTGACGTGGATGGACCGCGACACCGGTTACTACGTTGACGGTGTGCTGAAATTCAACCGGTTCCAGAACGAGGCCAAGGTCAGTCTGAGTGACGGCACGCGTGCCAAGGGTGATTACGATAACTGGGGTGTCAATGCATCGGTAGAAGCCGGTCGTCACATCAAGTTAAGCAACGATTATTTCATCGAGCCGTTTGCCCAGTTTTCGGCAGCGCAGATCCAGGGCAAACGCTTCAGCCTGGACAACGACATGCAGGCTGATGGCGATCGCACCCGTTCATTGCTGGGCAAGGCGGGCGCCACGTTCGGGCGCAACTTCGACATTGGCAACGGTGCTGTGGCGCAACCTTATGTGCGCGCGGCCATTGCCCATGAGTTTGCGAACAACAACGAAGTGAAGGTCAACAACAACGTGTTCAACAACGACCTGTCGGGCTCGCGGGCGGAGTTTGGCACGGGTGTGGCGGTGGCGTTGTCGGACAAATGGCAGGTACATGTCGATCTGGATTACGCCAATGGCAAGCATATCGAGCAGCCTTGGGGGGGGAATGTGGGGTTGCGGTATAGCTGGTAA
- a CDS encoding Ig-like domain-containing protein gives MLTHSPLLFPDLHQPGTLALRPMQISGAVTPIEDADGGINIVVVSESDSGVLCVIVAYLDMLEGDKNVVYWDDVAVFTRTVEPGEKDRHLFFYLPKELFTPGLHECFYELTRFGATAPDDPSVLSLFRVKLTSPGGRDKEPHLPDGHSELHIAQLPQDIIDQGVIDADWAKKGVPLTVRAYPEITLRDTILMRWGSHTLAPHLVTQAQAEGKDPIVIVAKQEDILAGGDSAALEIKYDPHDDVWNWSSRHSKRTRIAVDAGAWRLPAPIIKESVNGIITIINLNQKDVTVQVHIQGSDFALNDSVKMTWVGTPFSSKPLIHTESRTVANIPSVMDFAVPYAQVRAIAMGRADASYVLTKADGSLPLSSKREFADVVGDVSMPDAPTIVELLGDILESDRPYATVRITYLTIAKGDLVAGHWIGEKSNGQPYVHEFTHTVTDNEAKEGFFTAYVDKEHIIVLDKGKLDLWYTVSYDETELYGVRESEHLLVKVQAVTATLPRPEVEEADKDKDVLDPSKVFDVVHISIENPPTKKHDILTWYWQATHPLGSISDWVPITSPSAGKPLRFRVPANFVTISIGQYVRVRYSLKHASTGLYSHSAALNLLIGSLVGELPAPQVKQAPNAVLKAMDGLNGVDVNVSYGSMNPALDIIPLHWIGTPGAGTSNDLELPGHSSGSVGFHLPPTVIGPNINKTVDVKYFVRRYGHETESESLGLRVTGFDDPENDLPRPQVPESDDNRVLDLRTFNGNATILVAKWHYIALKQRLWLRLEGKTAVGSDHIIRMLDGVEITPAQFSSGLNEVLLRSELMKLGHSTPANVICKVSFDGSAEEVDAIEFPGLPLTIRTLYDWLTPKITHVTDANGEVTEGGETFFEQVTVEGSATRDETVEIFDGSTSHGNADVGADGVWRKTLLNLQIKDYHITAHALYPADPVSSLIRAFTVMAAVPPTITDITDSKGSVPHNGTTFDTSVTITGKASPGQTVQLYDGAIAVAPVTNVDANGDWSKTFTGLSVAPHNIKAQALYGAQPESAVRSLTVAVASAPSITNVTDSKGSVPHNGTTFDTSVTVTGKASPGQTVQLYDGTTPVAPVTNVDANGDWSKTFTGLSVAPHNIKAKALYGAQPESAVRIFTVAVHTAPSLDSVRDSRGELPNNGATTDTSVSLQGRVTPLHDVQIYDGNTPKHIATALNTGIWTTTLAVGLGGHTITTRALTTGQTSNPRSFTVNSPIPPLTINPATMSLNAWHFRDNDTPTNPPAGAFGDRSASGGVLPYRYASSNPNVAEVNATNGRVISKGNGSATITVTDNANQTASYTVTTSNVDRLFGTGHFNTYTVCANTAANMGGRIPSLAEWRAVISNYSGRRTIERWCWASDSGGIGKRMVIFPATGQADTRLDIGIGGGTADGFGVRRA, from the coding sequence ATGCTCACCCACAGTCCGCTTCTGTTTCCCGATCTCCACCAGCCCGGCACGCTGGCGCTTCGGCCCATGCAGATCAGCGGTGCAGTCACGCCAATCGAGGACGCCGATGGCGGGATCAATATTGTGGTGGTTTCGGAAAGTGACAGCGGCGTGTTGTGCGTAATTGTGGCGTACCTCGACATGCTGGAAGGGGATAAAAATGTTGTTTATTGGGACGACGTTGCGGTATTCACCCGAACGGTTGAACCGGGGGAAAAGGACAGGCATCTGTTTTTTTACCTGCCCAAAGAGCTGTTCACTCCCGGTCTGCATGAATGCTTTTATGAGTTGACCCGGTTCGGTGCAACTGCGCCGGACGATCCCTCTGTGTTGTCACTGTTTCGGGTCAAACTCACCAGCCCCGGTGGCCGCGACAAGGAACCTCATCTACCTGACGGGCACTCAGAACTGCACATCGCACAATTGCCGCAGGACATCATCGATCAGGGAGTGATCGACGCCGACTGGGCGAAAAAAGGCGTTCCGCTGACTGTCCGTGCCTACCCGGAAATCACACTGAGAGACACGATTCTGATGCGGTGGGGCAGCCATACCCTGGCGCCGCACCTCGTCACACAAGCTCAGGCGGAGGGCAAGGACCCCATCGTGATCGTCGCAAAACAGGAAGACATTCTGGCCGGTGGCGACAGCGCGGCACTGGAAATCAAGTACGACCCTCACGATGATGTATGGAACTGGTCTTCCCGGCACTCCAAACGCACGCGGATCGCCGTCGACGCCGGCGCTTGGCGTCTGCCAGCCCCGATTATCAAGGAATCGGTCAATGGGATCATAACGATCATCAACTTGAACCAGAAGGACGTCACGGTCCAGGTTCATATCCAGGGCTCGGACTTCGCGCTGAACGACTCGGTAAAAATGACCTGGGTCGGCACTCCCTTCAGTAGCAAGCCTTTGATTCACACCGAATCCAGAACGGTGGCGAACATCCCGAGTGTCATGGATTTCGCAGTGCCTTACGCACAAGTCCGCGCCATCGCCATGGGCCGGGCGGATGCCTCCTACGTGCTGACGAAGGCAGACGGAAGTCTGCCGTTATCCTCCAAACGTGAGTTCGCCGACGTGGTGGGTGACGTATCGATGCCGGACGCACCGACGATTGTCGAGTTGCTGGGTGACATACTCGAGTCGGACAGGCCCTATGCCACGGTACGGATCACGTACCTGACCATTGCCAAGGGCGACCTGGTCGCCGGTCACTGGATAGGTGAAAAGTCCAACGGCCAGCCCTATGTCCATGAATTCACTCACACCGTCACTGACAACGAGGCGAAAGAAGGCTTTTTCACTGCTTACGTCGACAAAGAGCACATCATCGTGCTCGACAAGGGCAAACTCGATCTTTGGTACACCGTGTCCTATGACGAAACGGAACTCTACGGTGTCAGAGAGTCGGAGCATCTGTTGGTCAAGGTGCAAGCCGTCACAGCGACATTGCCAAGACCCGAGGTGGAGGAAGCCGACAAAGACAAGGATGTGCTCGATCCTTCCAAAGTCTTCGATGTCGTCCACATAAGCATTGAAAATCCGCCGACGAAAAAACACGACATATTGACCTGGTACTGGCAGGCGACCCATCCGCTGGGCAGCATCAGCGACTGGGTGCCCATCACCTCGCCGAGCGCCGGTAAACCGCTGCGTTTTCGAGTGCCCGCGAACTTCGTCACGATCAGTATCGGGCAGTACGTCAGAGTGCGTTACTCGCTCAAGCACGCGTCCACAGGTTTATACAGTCACTCCGCCGCACTCAATCTGCTGATCGGGTCGCTGGTAGGTGAATTGCCAGCGCCACAAGTCAAACAGGCACCGAACGCCGTACTCAAAGCAATGGATGGATTGAACGGTGTGGACGTCAACGTCAGCTACGGCAGTATGAATCCGGCCCTCGATATCATTCCCCTGCATTGGATCGGAACTCCAGGCGCCGGCACATCGAATGATCTTGAGCTACCCGGGCACAGCAGTGGCAGCGTGGGCTTTCATCTTCCCCCAACGGTCATTGGCCCCAACATCAACAAAACAGTGGACGTGAAGTACTTCGTGCGCCGCTATGGCCACGAGACAGAATCAGAGTCGTTGGGCCTGAGAGTAACGGGATTCGACGACCCCGAGAACGATCTGCCTCGCCCTCAAGTACCTGAGTCAGACGATAACCGGGTCCTGGATCTGAGGACGTTCAACGGGAACGCCACAATACTCGTTGCCAAGTGGCATTACATTGCGCTCAAGCAACGTCTCTGGCTGAGGCTGGAAGGCAAGACAGCGGTGGGCAGCGACCACATCATCCGGATGCTCGATGGCGTGGAAATCACTCCCGCGCAATTCAGCAGCGGGCTGAATGAAGTGCTGCTTCGAAGCGAGTTAATGAAACTGGGACATTCCACACCGGCGAACGTGATTTGCAAAGTCTCGTTTGATGGCAGCGCTGAAGAAGTCGATGCAATTGAGTTCCCGGGATTGCCGCTTACGATCAGAACCCTATACGACTGGCTGACGCCAAAGATCACCCATGTGACTGACGCCAATGGGGAGGTTACAGAAGGTGGCGAGACTTTCTTTGAGCAGGTAACTGTCGAAGGCTCTGCGACCCGAGATGAGACAGTCGAGATTTTCGATGGCTCGACCTCGCACGGCAATGCTGATGTTGGTGCCGATGGCGTCTGGCGCAAGACCCTGCTCAACCTCCAGATCAAGGATTATCACATTACAGCTCACGCTCTATATCCAGCGGACCCGGTTTCCAGCCTGATCCGTGCCTTTACGGTGATGGCAGCTGTTCCACCGACTATCACCGACATCACCGACTCCAAGGGCAGCGTGCCGCACAACGGCACCACCTTCGACACCAGCGTCACCATCACCGGCAAGGCCAGCCCCGGCCAGACTGTGCAGCTCTATGACGGCGCCATCGCCGTCGCGCCCGTCACCAATGTCGATGCCAACGGCGACTGGAGCAAAACCTTCACCGGCCTCAGCGTCGCGCCGCACAACATCAAAGCCCAGGCACTGTATGGGGCACAACCGGAGTCGGCGGTTCGCAGCCTTACCGTCGCGGTCGCCTCAGCTCCGTCCATCACCAATGTCACCGACTCCAAGGGCAGCGTTCCGCACAACGGCACCACCTTCGACACCAGCGTCACTGTCACCGGCAAGGCCAGCCCCGGCCAGACCGTGCAGCTCTACGACGGCACCACCCCCGTCGCGCCCGTCACCAATGTCGATGCCAATGGCGACTGGAGCAAGACCTTCACCGGCCTCAGCGTCGCGCCGCACAACATCAAGGCCAAGGCACTTTATGGGGCACAACCGGAGTCGGCGGTTCGTATTTTCACCGTCGCAGTTCACACCGCTCCGTCGCTCGATTCAGTAAGAGACTCCCGAGGGGAACTGCCGAACAATGGAGCGACCACAGACACTTCAGTCTCGTTGCAAGGCCGGGTAACGCCTCTGCATGATGTCCAGATCTACGATGGAAACACGCCAAAACACATTGCGACTGCTCTTAACACCGGCATATGGACCACTACGCTGGCAGTAGGACTGGGCGGACATACCATCACCACACGGGCTTTAACGACCGGACAAACGTCAAACCCACGAAGCTTCACCGTCAACTCTCCGATTCCGCCACTGACCATCAACCCAGCCACTATGAGTCTGAATGCCTGGCACTTTAGGGATAACGACACCCCTACCAACCCTCCTGCCGGCGCCTTTGGTGACCGATCGGCCAGTGGAGGCGTGCTTCCCTACAGATATGCCTCCAGTAACCCCAACGTCGCAGAAGTCAACGCCACCAACGGCCGCGTCATTTCAAAGGGCAACGGTTCAGCAACCATTACCGTTACGGACAATGCGAATCAAACCGCGAGTTACACCGTCACCACTTCAAACGTGGACCGTCTGTTTGGCACAGGCCACTTCAATACCTACACCGTATGTGCAAACACGGCGGCCAATATGGGAGGAAGAATTCCTTCTCTGGCCGAATGGCGAGCCGTTATCAGTAACTACAGCGGTCGACGCACCATTGAGCGCTGGTGCTGGGCGTCCGACTCGGGCGGCATCGGCAAACGGATGGTGATCTTCCCGGCCACAGGCCAGGCTGATACCCGACTCGATATCGGGATCGGAGGCGGCACAGCTGATGGCTTCGGCGTTCGACGCGCATAA
- a CDS encoding YbaN family protein produces the protein MDNPIGNRPLMLRYILLAIGWLSVALGVIGIFLPVLPTTPFLLLAAACFARSSPRFYQWLVEHPRLGPWIRDYLDGNGIPLKGKVYAIGLMWASILFSCYLVPLPWARGFMLTSAVLVTVYILRQKTLHKR, from the coding sequence ATGGACAACCCCATAGGCAACCGCCCCCTGATGTTGCGCTACATCCTGCTGGCCATCGGCTGGCTCAGCGTGGCATTGGGGGTGATCGGGATTTTCCTGCCTGTTCTCCCCACGACTCCCTTCCTTCTGCTGGCAGCCGCCTGCTTCGCCCGCAGCTCCCCGCGTTTCTATCAATGGCTGGTCGAGCATCCCCGACTCGGGCCATGGATCCGCGACTACCTCGACGGCAACGGCATACCGCTCAAGGGCAAGGTCTACGCGATCGGGCTGATGTGGGCGAGCATTCTGTTCTCGTGCTACCTGGTGCCGCTGCCGTGGGCGCGCGGGTTCATGTTGACCAGTGCAGTGCTGGTGACGGTCTACATTCTGCGACAGAAAACCCTGCACAAACGCTGA
- a CDS encoding YecA family protein, whose amino-acid sequence MSFAEQLTRLQVFLDADELHEEALDYVAAHGYLTALSICADVVPDREWIDALFAEEPHYSSEAQREEIEATLIGLKAHIARQLASDEEFELPCELDLGDDPDDSELRGWCIGFMEGVFLREAAWFETAEEEVSEMLLPIMVGSGLFDEQPEFEDIAKDANLMDDMIVQIPEALTALYLLCQAPDEKPAILKPRHH is encoded by the coding sequence ATGTCCTTCGCCGAGCAACTAACCCGCCTGCAAGTCTTCCTCGACGCCGACGAGCTGCATGAAGAGGCGCTGGACTACGTGGCCGCTCACGGTTACCTGACCGCGCTGTCGATCTGCGCCGACGTGGTGCCGGATCGTGAGTGGATCGACGCCCTGTTCGCCGAAGAGCCGCATTACAGCAGCGAAGCCCAGCGCGAAGAGATCGAAGCCACGCTGATCGGCCTCAAGGCCCACATCGCCCGCCAACTGGCCTCCGATGAAGAGTTCGAGCTGCCATGCGAACTGGACCTGGGCGACGACCCGGACGATTCCGAACTGCGCGGCTGGTGCATCGGCTTCATGGAAGGCGTGTTCCTGCGCGAAGCGGCCTGGTTCGAAACCGCCGAAGAAGAAGTCAGCGAAATGCTCCTGCCGATCATGGTCGGTTCGGGCCTGTTCGACGAACAGCCTGAGTTCGAAGACATCGCCAAGGATGCAAACCTGATGGACGACATGATAGTGCAGATCCCGGAAGCCCTGACCGCGCTGTACCTGTTGTGCCAGGCACCCGACGAAAAACCGGCGATCCTAAAGCCACGTCACCACTAA
- the recQ gene encoding DNA helicase RecQ: MLEQAQRVLKDIFGYDSFRGRQGAIIERVASGGDALVLMPTGGGKSLCFQVPALLRDGLAVVVSPLIALMDDQVATLEELGVAAAALNSTLSAEQQRDLANRIKRGEVKMLYLAPERLVQPRMLSFLQGLNIALFAIDEAHCVSQWGHDFRPEYLQLGQLAEMFPDVPRIALTATADKRTREEIVTRLHLQNAERFLSSFDRPNIFYRIVPKEQPRKQLLAFLAERRSDAGIVYCLSRKKVEEVAAFLTEQGFPALPYHAGLPNDLRAYHQKRFLNEEGLIMVATVAFGMGIDKPNVRFVAHLDLPKSLEAYYQETGRGGRDGLPADAWMAYGLQDVVMLKQMLQNSEGDERHKRLEQHKLDAMLSLCEETRCRRQALLAYFDEDMPEPCGHCDNCTDGVQTWDATEPARQALSAIYRTGQRYGVGHLVDVLLGKDNEKVRSFGHQHLSVYGVGKALSESEWRSLFRQLVARGLADVDHEGYGGLRLSDTCRPLLKGEVSLELRRDLKPQVSAKSGSKSPASQLVRGEEREQWEALRALRRKLAEEHGVPPYVIFPDSTLLEMLRSQPTSLADMARVSGVGARKLERYGEAFLEVLGGEAEAPKVVADVRHELITLARAGMTPLQISGQLQCSEKNVYTMLAEAIGKQQLSLEQALDLPEDLMGEVQDAFLDGEGELPSVAEVAELFAGRVPEGVLYCVRAALQSEFEM, from the coding sequence ATGCTCGAACAGGCTCAACGCGTCCTCAAGGACATCTTCGGCTACGACAGTTTCCGTGGCCGTCAGGGTGCAATCATTGAGCGCGTGGCCAGTGGCGGTGATGCCCTTGTCCTGATGCCGACCGGCGGCGGCAAGTCCCTGTGCTTCCAGGTACCGGCGCTGCTGCGGGACGGCCTGGCGGTGGTGGTTTCGCCGCTGATCGCGTTGATGGACGATCAGGTCGCCACCCTCGAAGAGCTGGGCGTGGCGGCTGCCGCGTTGAATTCCACGTTGAGCGCCGAACAGCAGCGCGATCTCGCCAACCGGATCAAGCGTGGCGAAGTGAAGATGCTCTATCTGGCGCCGGAGCGTCTGGTGCAGCCGCGCATGTTGTCGTTCCTGCAAGGTTTGAACATCGCGCTGTTCGCCATCGACGAAGCGCACTGCGTATCGCAATGGGGCCATGACTTCCGTCCGGAATATCTGCAACTGGGGCAGTTGGCGGAAATGTTTCCCGATGTACCGCGCATCGCCCTGACCGCCACCGCCGACAAGCGCACCCGGGAAGAAATCGTCACCCGCCTGCATTTGCAGAACGCCGAGCGTTTCCTGTCGAGCTTCGACCGGCCGAACATCTTCTACCGCATCGTGCCCAAGGAGCAGCCGCGCAAGCAGTTGCTGGCGTTTCTTGCCGAGCGACGCAGCGACGCTGGCATCGTTTACTGCCTGTCGCGCAAGAAGGTGGAGGAGGTGGCCGCGTTTCTCACCGAACAGGGCTTCCCGGCGCTGCCGTATCACGCCGGCCTGCCCAACGATCTGCGCGCCTATCACCAGAAACGCTTCCTCAACGAGGAAGGCCTGATCATGGTCGCCACCGTGGCCTTCGGCATGGGCATCGACAAACCCAACGTGCGTTTCGTCGCTCACCTCGACCTGCCGAAATCCCTGGAAGCCTATTACCAGGAAACTGGACGTGGCGGCCGTGACGGCCTCCCGGCGGACGCGTGGATGGCCTATGGTCTGCAAGACGTGGTGATGCTCAAGCAGATGCTGCAGAACTCCGAAGGCGACGAGCGCCATAAGCGTCTGGAGCAGCACAAGCTCGACGCGATGCTCTCGCTCTGCGAAGAAACACGCTGCCGCCGTCAGGCGTTGCTGGCGTACTTCGACGAAGACATGCCCGAGCCCTGCGGGCATTGCGATAACTGCACCGACGGCGTGCAGACCTGGGACGCCACCGAGCCTGCGCGTCAGGCGCTGTCGGCGATCTATCGCACCGGCCAGCGTTACGGCGTCGGCCATCTGGTGGACGTATTGCTGGGCAAGGACAACGAAAAGGTCCGCAGCTTCGGCCATCAACACTTGTCGGTGTACGGCGTCGGCAAGGCGTTGAGCGAGAGCGAATGGCGCTCGCTGTTTCGCCAGTTGGTTGCTCGCGGTCTGGCCGATGTCGATCACGAAGGCTACGGCGGGCTGCGCCTGAGCGATACCTGCCGGCCGCTGCTCAAGGGCGAAGTGAGCCTGGAGTTGCGCCGCGACCTCAAGCCGCAAGTCAGCGCCAAGAGCGGCAGCAAGAGCCCGGCCAGCCAACTGGTGCGGGGTGAAGAGCGCGAACAGTGGGAAGCGTTGCGTGCCCTGCGGCGCAAACTGGCGGAAGAACACGGCGTGCCGCCTTATGTCATTTTCCCCGACTCGACCCTGCTGGAAATGCTCCGCAGCCAGCCGACCTCGCTGGCGGACATGGCCCGGGTCAGCGGCGTCGGCGCGCGCAAGCTGGAGCGTTACGGCGAGGCCTTCCTCGAAGTACTCGGCGGCGAAGCCGAGGCGCCGAAAGTGGTGGCCGACGTACGTCACGAGCTGATCACCCTGGCCCGTGCCGGCATGACACCGCTGCAGATTTCCGGTCAGTTGCAGTGCTCGGAAAAGAACGTTTACACCATGCTCGCCGAAGCCATCGGCAAGCAGCAATTGTCGCTGGAACAGGCGCTTGATTTGCCAGAGGACCTGATGGGCGAAGTCCAGGACGCGTTCCTCGACGGCGAGGGCGAGTTGCCGTCGGTCGCCGAAGTGGCGGAGCTGTTTGCCGGTCGCGTACCGGAAGGTGTGCTGTATTGCGTAAGGGCTGCGCTGCAATCGGAATTCGAGATGTGA
- a CDS encoding MarR family transcriptional regulator, which translates to MPLTDQHRFGMQLAQMSRGWRAELDRRLAGLGLSQARWLVLLHLARFEEAPTQRELAQSVGVEGPTLARLLDSLESQGLVQRQSVMEDRRAKKIVLCAPARPLIEQIETIATQLRKELFEGIDEADMKVCMRVHGHILANLEKS; encoded by the coding sequence ATGCCGTTAACCGATCAACACCGCTTTGGCATGCAACTGGCCCAGATGTCCCGTGGCTGGCGTGCCGAACTGGATCGCCGGCTGGCCGGTCTGGGTTTGTCCCAGGCGCGCTGGCTGGTGCTGCTGCATCTGGCTCGCTTCGAAGAGGCGCCGACCCAAAGGGAGCTGGCGCAAAGCGTCGGCGTCGAAGGGCCGACCCTCGCACGATTGCTCGACAGCCTGGAAAGCCAGGGCCTGGTGCAACGCCAGTCCGTGATGGAAGACCGCCGGGCGAAAAAGATCGTGCTGTGCGCCCCGGCCCGCCCGCTGATCGAACAGATCGAAACCATCGCCACGCAACTGCGCAAGGAGCTGTTCGAGGGCATCGATGAGGCTGACATGAAGGTGTGCATGCGGGTTCACGGCCACATTCTGGCCAACCTGGAAAAATCTTGA